The following DNA comes from Mesorhizobium sp. B2-1-8.
CGCCAGGCCCGAGGAGCGCCCCTGGCTGGCACTACGGGAAGCGATCAACAGCATGTCCGGCCCCGGCGTCGCGGTCAGCGCGAGACAGGCAATCGCGAAAAGTCCAAGTGTGGAAAGGTCCGGCATGAAAGCTCCTTGAGACATGGCCGGAACCGACCCCTACGCGATTCCCCGGCATTGGCAAAGGCACTGGACCAGAAATTGCCACGCCATTTGCCTGGGCCAGCGCGAAAGCCTATATGCCGGGATCAAAGGACAAAGCATGGCCCGCATCTACAAGACCCGCAGCTGGCATGGCGAACTTGCGCCCTCGATGGAGGAATTGGAGTTCCTGGCGCTGGAGGCCTACGCCCATCTGCCGGAGGATTTTCGCAAGTTGACCGGCGAGATCGTCATCCAGATCGCCGAATTCCCGACCGACGAGATCATGGACGATTTGTCGCTGGAGACGCCGTTCGACCTGCTCGGCCTGTTCGAGGGGCGCGGCATCGCCGAACGCTGGAACCCGCAAACCGGCGAAGGCCCGAACCGCATCACGCTCTATCGCCGCGCCATGCTCGACTACTGGGCCGAGAACGAGGAATCGCTGGGCGACATCGTCACCCACGTGCTGATCCACGAGATCGGCCACCATTTCGGCCTGTCGGACGATGACATGGAGAAGATCGAAGAGGCGGCTGAGTAGCACTCAAATGACGGAAGCAGAGTTTGCCGATCGGATCGACTGCAATTGGCCCTATCGCGACATTTTGCTGAGTCGCGACCTGATTGAAACGGCCATCGGGATTTCACCGAATGCCGCATTCCTTGCACTCGATGAGCTTTGCCGTCCGCCCGCAAGTGCTGTCGTCGAGCCCGCCACCCTCACGGCGTTGGTTGATTTTTTGCTGGCCAAATTCGACCATCCGCTGGCACCGATGATCGCGGACTGCGCTTTATGCAAGATCAGGCGCAAGACACTGCCGGTTCCAGAAGTCCTCGCCAAGATGGATACCGTCTCCGCCTATCCAGGCCTTCATGCGGCGCTATCGATCCTTTACTTCGGCTGCGATGACGCTGACGGTTTCGCAGACGCAAAACTTAACAGCATTACAGCGGCCTGGGAAACTGTAGCGGCTCCCAATCGCTGAGATGGGTGTCCGGCCCCTATTCCCGACCGACGAGATCATGGACGATTTGTCGCTGGAGACGCCGTTCGGCCTGCTCGGCCTGTTCGAGGGGCGCGGCATCGCCG
Coding sequences within:
- a CDS encoding metallopeptidase family protein; protein product: MARIYKTRSWHGELAPSMEELEFLALEAYAHLPEDFRKLTGEIVIQIAEFPTDEIMDDLSLETPFDLLGLFEGRGIAERWNPQTGEGPNRITLYRRAMLDYWAENEESLGDIVTHVLIHEIGHHFGLSDDDMEKIEEAAE